A portion of the Krasilnikovia cinnamomea genome contains these proteins:
- a CDS encoding GAF domain-containing sensor histidine kinase, giving the protein MQAPLPANEADRLAALYGLGVLDSAPEKDFDDIVALTASVCDVPMALVCLVDADRQWFKAQVGAELADMSRDLSFCAHAILGHDLLIVPDTRKDPRFADNPAVRAGDGIRFFAAAPLITTEGFAVGALCVFDAEPRGLDDDQRAALLALARQVTGQLELRRYAIALASTTARLQELERRKDDIANLVCGPLRAPMRLMGEHLAELGRTGRHDPELADLVARATSAHVRGFTDLLEHLTTLAQVGTENESLHMRQIDLTQLTRRAVEAVRPIAATKHIGMLDQSDGVNLPIVADPVRLEQVLTHLLFAAVKYTPPGGRVRVGTEVESGPTVRMDDMDLPDGMRPDLFPHLFYGAIANPTDLPGPDHGLAVAKRILDAHHATVALSDRPGDGTSLHVVFPFAEREADLFVA; this is encoded by the coding sequence ATGCAAGCCCCACTTCCCGCCAACGAAGCGGACCGGCTAGCCGCGCTCTACGGGCTCGGTGTCCTCGACAGCGCGCCGGAGAAGGACTTCGACGACATCGTGGCGTTGACCGCGTCCGTGTGCGACGTACCGATGGCGCTGGTCTGTCTGGTCGACGCCGACCGGCAGTGGTTCAAGGCGCAGGTCGGTGCCGAGCTCGCCGACATGTCCCGGGACCTGTCGTTCTGTGCCCACGCGATCCTCGGTCACGACCTGCTGATCGTCCCGGACACTCGCAAGGATCCCCGGTTCGCCGACAATCCGGCCGTCCGCGCCGGGGACGGGATCCGCTTCTTCGCGGCCGCCCCGCTGATCACCACCGAGGGCTTCGCGGTGGGCGCCCTGTGCGTCTTCGACGCCGAGCCACGCGGGCTCGACGACGACCAGAGGGCCGCGCTGCTCGCCCTCGCCCGGCAGGTCACCGGCCAACTGGAGCTGCGCCGCTACGCGATAGCGCTCGCCAGCACCACGGCCCGGCTGCAGGAACTGGAGCGCCGCAAGGACGACATCGCCAACCTCGTTTGCGGGCCGCTCCGGGCGCCGATGCGCCTCATGGGCGAGCACCTGGCGGAGCTCGGGCGTACCGGGCGCCACGATCCGGAGCTGGCCGATCTCGTGGCCCGGGCCACATCCGCCCACGTCCGCGGGTTCACCGACCTGCTGGAGCACCTGACCACGCTGGCGCAGGTGGGCACCGAGAACGAAAGCCTGCACATGCGGCAGATCGACCTCACCCAGCTGACCAGGCGGGCGGTCGAGGCGGTCCGGCCGATCGCGGCCACCAAGCACATCGGGATGCTCGACCAGTCCGACGGTGTCAACCTGCCGATCGTCGCCGACCCCGTACGGCTGGAGCAGGTCCTCACCCATCTGCTCTTCGCGGCGGTGAAGTACACCCCGCCCGGCGGCCGGGTCCGCGTCGGCACGGAGGTGGAGTCGGGCCCGACCGTACGCATGGATGACATGGATCTGCCCGACGGCATGCGGCCGGACCTGTTCCCGCACCTGTTCTACGGCGCGATCGCGAATCCGACAGACCTGCCCGGGCCGGACCACGGCCTGGCGGTAGCGAAGCGGATCCTGGACGCGCACCACGCCACGGTCGCGCTCTCCGACCGGCCGGGCGACGGCACCTCCCTGCATGTGGTGTTCCCGTTCGCCGAGCGGGAGGCCGACCTCTTCGTAGCCTGA
- a CDS encoding VOC family protein, which yields MIDHVVLGVHDLGASRLFYERALAPLGVRVVVDAGEALGFGAEPARPFFWLAVREPSHRVHVAFTASDRATVDAFHAAALGAGGVDNGPPGLRPHYHANYYGAFVFDADGNNVEAVCHLPE from the coding sequence ATGATCGACCATGTAGTGCTGGGGGTCCACGACCTCGGCGCGAGCCGGTTGTTCTACGAGCGGGCGCTGGCACCCCTCGGAGTCCGGGTGGTGGTCGACGCCGGTGAGGCGCTCGGCTTCGGGGCCGAGCCCGCCCGCCCGTTCTTCTGGCTCGCGGTGCGGGAGCCGTCGCACCGGGTGCATGTGGCCTTCACGGCGTCCGATCGCGCCACGGTCGACGCCTTTCACGCCGCCGCGCTGGGTGCGGGCGGCGTGGACAACGGCCCGCCGGGTCTGCGGCCGCACTACCACGCGAACTACTACGGCGCGTTCGTCTTCGACGCCGACGGCAACAACGTCGAGGCCGTCTGTCACCTGCCGGAATGA
- a CDS encoding VOC family protein: protein MLGRTSKHWWGVVLDAPDPLALARFYADLMDWKIVKEEGNFVGIAPMGEHVEYFAFQQATDYEPPVWPAQPGRQQMMLHLDIEVPDLEVAVAAAVRAGARLADHQPQETVRVLLDPAGHPFCLYVDPEA, encoded by the coding sequence ATGCTTGGACGTACCTCGAAGCACTGGTGGGGCGTTGTCCTCGATGCCCCCGACCCCCTTGCCCTCGCGCGCTTCTACGCCGACCTCATGGACTGGAAGATCGTCAAGGAAGAGGGCAACTTCGTCGGCATCGCGCCCATGGGCGAGCATGTGGAGTACTTCGCATTCCAGCAGGCCACGGACTACGAGCCGCCCGTGTGGCCGGCGCAACCCGGGCGGCAGCAGATGATGCTGCACCTCGACATCGAGGTGCCGGACCTGGAGGTGGCGGTCGCGGCGGCGGTGCGGGCCGGTGCGCGGCTGGCCGATCATCAACCCCAGGAGACGGTACGGGTCCTGCTGGACCCCGCCGGACATCCCTTCTGCCTGTACGTCGACCCGGAAGCGTGA
- a CDS encoding SSI family serine proteinase inhibitor → MSRAFHKEEIVVPIHHIGILATSLSTTAALLAPGTPAAAAPTAPASDSTLVLAVLPADHSGVPPRLATLECDPDGGTHATAGSACDDLRSVDGDIAALADEGGICTREYQPVTAIAAGLWEGNPVAYRETFSNRCVLLHATGDVFDF, encoded by the coding sequence ATGAGCCGCGCCTTCCACAAGGAGGAAATCGTGGTCCCCATTCACCACATCGGGATTCTCGCCACCAGCCTGTCCACCACGGCCGCACTGCTCGCCCCCGGCACCCCCGCCGCCGCGGCGCCGACGGCCCCCGCATCCGACAGCACGCTGGTGCTCGCCGTGCTACCCGCCGACCACAGCGGTGTCCCTCCCCGGCTGGCCACGCTCGAGTGCGACCCGGACGGCGGCACCCACGCCACCGCAGGCTCGGCCTGCGACGATCTGCGCTCGGTCGACGGCGACATCGCCGCACTGGCCGACGAGGGCGGCATCTGCACCCGGGAGTATCAGCCGGTGACGGCCATCGCGGCCGGCCTGTGGGAGGGGAATCCCGTCGCCTACCGCGAGACTTTCTCGAACCGCTGCGTCCTGCTGCACGCCACGGGCGACGTATTCGATTTCTGA
- a CDS encoding NUDIX hydrolase — protein MPVSPYIARLRAHVGHDLLLLPGVSAVVHNAAGHLLLARRSDNGRWSLPAGIIDPGEQPSDTVIREVFEETGVHVEIERVGGVATHPVVYPNGDICEYLNVWFRCRAVGGAPRTDGDESLEVGWFALDDLPELDDWARLRIDTTRDPDGPAWHVQPGERHPALGQPDAL, from the coding sequence ATGCCCGTCTCGCCATACATTGCCCGTCTGCGCGCTCACGTCGGTCACGACCTGCTGCTCCTGCCCGGGGTCAGCGCCGTCGTGCACAACGCCGCCGGGCATCTGCTGCTCGCCCGGCGCAGCGACAACGGCCGTTGGTCCCTGCCCGCCGGCATCATCGATCCGGGCGAGCAGCCGTCGGACACGGTCATTCGCGAGGTGTTCGAGGAGACCGGCGTCCACGTCGAGATCGAGCGGGTCGGCGGCGTCGCCACGCACCCGGTGGTCTACCCCAACGGCGACATCTGTGAGTACCTGAACGTGTGGTTCCGGTGCCGGGCCGTCGGCGGCGCGCCGCGCACCGATGGCGACGAGTCGCTGGAGGTCGGCTGGTTCGCGCTGGACGACCTGCCGGAACTCGACGACTGGGCCCGCCTGCGGATCGACACCACCCGGGACCCTGACGGCCCCGCCTGGCACGTCCAGCCCGGCGAACGGCACCCCGCGCTCGGGCAACCCGACGCGCTGTAG
- a CDS encoding sensor histidine kinase yields the protein MFLIMMGRLRPHLWGAGGVERLRTLQDLWGLLGAAIVAAAAGSVSAMAGVWVATGAHHWLLLTVTFTRSVSSIVVVLPLAVCLGHAVTCYRQQRGSLSGWASAIVAALARTPRRRLGEYVIVAVCTTTMYAVVSFPGRTLPLTYLLMAVAVWAGARLSTGYVAFSNLVQATVAMVLTMHGLGPFSTVQTLELRAMVGHGFVLVAAVVGLALALSRDEAAALSRSLRAEQAALAVERDRHARRARLMSAIVDSMADGLLVIDQRDRVLLHNPAARTLMGVQFEREARVDTASWGVADIDGTPITQEEVAHARALAGEQALERDVLVRNATVPEGRVLHVRATALHLNPAEVQAVLLFHDVTAERRQRDELATFAGVVAHDLLNPLTTIEGWSEACQDILAGLPDQPDVTQARSAVARVNNTAQRMRLLIQDLLAYTTARNSEITAEEVDLAALARDVAAARIDTATASNALVPRFDIGDLVPVLADRVLVRQLLDNLVSNAVKYTAPGTTPEVSVRTVREEGTVTVTLTDNGIGIPAGQHLAIFQRFHRAHATAGYSGTGLGLSICSRIVERHGGTIHVEDNPTGGSRFVFTLPATPTETLATPEQSRTPPAARSPNPQT from the coding sequence GTGTTCCTCATCATGATGGGCCGGTTGAGGCCCCATCTGTGGGGAGCCGGTGGCGTCGAACGCCTGCGCACGCTGCAGGATCTGTGGGGACTGCTCGGCGCAGCGATCGTGGCGGCCGCGGCCGGGTCGGTCTCCGCGATGGCCGGCGTCTGGGTGGCTACGGGGGCGCACCACTGGTTACTGCTGACCGTGACGTTCACCCGCAGTGTGAGCAGCATCGTGGTCGTCCTCCCGCTCGCCGTGTGCCTTGGTCACGCGGTGACTTGCTACCGGCAGCAGCGGGGGAGCCTCTCCGGCTGGGCGTCGGCCATCGTTGCTGCGCTGGCGCGTACGCCTCGGCGGCGGCTCGGAGAGTACGTAATCGTGGCGGTCTGCACCACGACGATGTATGCGGTGGTCTCCTTCCCCGGCCGGACGCTGCCGTTGACCTATCTGCTGATGGCGGTAGCGGTGTGGGCGGGGGCGCGGCTAAGTACCGGATACGTCGCCTTCAGCAATCTGGTGCAGGCGACGGTGGCGATGGTGTTGACCATGCACGGTCTAGGGCCGTTCTCCACTGTCCAAACCCTCGAACTCCGGGCGATGGTGGGGCACGGTTTCGTTCTCGTGGCTGCCGTTGTGGGGTTGGCGCTGGCTCTCAGCCGCGACGAGGCGGCAGCGCTGTCGCGTTCGCTGCGCGCGGAGCAAGCCGCGCTGGCCGTGGAGAGGGATCGGCATGCCCGGCGCGCCAGGCTGATGAGCGCCATCGTGGACAGCATGGCTGACGGTCTGCTCGTGATCGACCAACGCGACCGCGTCCTGCTGCACAACCCGGCCGCTCGGACCCTGATGGGCGTCCAGTTCGAGAGGGAAGCTCGCGTCGACACCGCCTCATGGGGTGTCGCCGACATCGACGGCACGCCGATCACCCAAGAGGAGGTGGCCCATGCCCGGGCGTTGGCGGGCGAGCAGGCACTCGAAAGGGATGTGCTGGTGCGCAACGCGACGGTGCCCGAGGGACGAGTCCTCCACGTCAGAGCCACGGCGCTGCACCTCAACCCCGCCGAGGTCCAGGCCGTGCTGCTCTTTCATGACGTAACCGCCGAACGGCGGCAGCGCGATGAGCTGGCCACGTTCGCCGGCGTCGTCGCCCACGACCTGCTCAACCCGCTGACCACCATCGAAGGCTGGTCCGAAGCGTGCCAGGACATCCTCGCCGGGCTACCCGACCAGCCGGACGTCACCCAGGCCCGATCAGCAGTTGCCCGGGTCAACAACACCGCGCAACGCATGCGGCTCCTGATCCAAGACCTGCTCGCCTACACCACTGCCAGAAACTCCGAGATCACCGCCGAAGAGGTTGACCTCGCCGCCCTCGCCCGCGACGTGGCCGCCGCCCGCATCGACACGGCCACCGCCTCGAACGCGCTGGTGCCGCGGTTCGACATCGGCGACCTTGTCCCGGTCCTCGCCGATCGGGTGCTGGTCCGTCAGCTCCTGGACAACCTGGTCAGCAATGCCGTCAAGTACACGGCACCGGGCACCACCCCGGAAGTCTCCGTCAGAACGGTCCGCGAGGAAGGCACCGTCACCGTCACGCTCACCGACAACGGCATCGGGATTCCGGCCGGGCAGCACCTCGCCATCTTCCAGCGATTCCATCGCGCCCATGCCACGGCCGGCTACTCCGGCACCGGCCTCGGGTTGTCCATCTGCTCACGCATCGTTGAACGCCACGGCGGCACCATCCACGTCGAAGACAACCCCACCGGCGGCTCCCGGTTCGTCTTCACCCTGCCCGCCACGCCAACCGAAACCCTGGCGACACCCGAGCAATCACGCACACCGCCCGCGGCCCGCAGCCCCAACCCCCAGACCTGA
- a CDS encoding tyrosine-type recombinase/integrase, producing the protein MGAVPTPRDPDVLEWITNLIAAQVAQSSLKTYFDVLNVIMNAAVVDKVIPDNPCKAVRLSAILRGFSRAPKWVPTTGEAAALFEVVPPRFKAAIWLGAGEGMRLGEVLGTENGPRCVDPARQEVHVVQQLRFHKQAYGGFYLAPPKSGSVGDVDLDEAVAAAVAEHVQRFPPVAVDLPDITRGTPDFGKPATRRLVELLFTDDLGRPIHDQAWSKLWAQWRAAAKWPQAGTFHSLRHYFATELIAANVDPTDVQNALRHSSLRITLETYVHWWPKRDRRRNIISAALRAAAAGRNGSAAA; encoded by the coding sequence ATGGGAGCCGTTCCCACGCCACGCGATCCGGATGTCCTGGAATGGATCACCAACCTGATCGCCGCCCAGGTTGCTCAGTCGTCGCTCAAGACCTACTTCGACGTGCTGAACGTGATCATGAATGCCGCCGTCGTCGACAAGGTCATCCCCGACAACCCGTGCAAGGCGGTGCGTCTCTCCGCGATCCTGCGCGGGTTCTCCCGGGCACCGAAATGGGTGCCGACAACCGGGGAGGCGGCGGCGCTGTTCGAGGTCGTCCCGCCCCGGTTCAAGGCCGCCATCTGGCTCGGCGCGGGCGAAGGCATGCGGCTCGGCGAGGTGCTCGGCACGGAGAACGGCCCGCGCTGCGTCGATCCTGCCCGGCAGGAGGTCCATGTCGTGCAGCAGCTGCGGTTCCACAAGCAGGCGTACGGCGGGTTCTACCTCGCGCCGCCGAAGTCCGGCTCGGTCGGTGACGTCGATCTGGACGAGGCGGTCGCGGCGGCCGTGGCCGAGCACGTCCAGCGGTTCCCGCCGGTCGCCGTCGACCTGCCGGACATCACGCGCGGCACACCCGATTTCGGCAAGCCGGCCACACGCCGCCTGGTCGAGCTGCTGTTCACCGACGATCTCGGACGGCCGATCCACGATCAGGCATGGTCAAAGCTCTGGGCACAGTGGCGGGCCGCCGCCAAGTGGCCGCAGGCGGGCACGTTCCACTCGCTGCGGCACTACTTCGCCACCGAGCTGATCGCGGCCAACGTCGACCCGACTGACGTGCAGAACGCCTTGCGGCACTCCAGCTTGCGAATCACGTTGGAGACCTACGTGCACTGGTGGCCGAAGCGGGACCGTCGTCGCAACATCATCAGCGCGGCTCTGCGGGCCGCAGCTGCGGGACGGAATGGGTCGGCGGCTGCCTGA
- a CDS encoding GNAT family N-acetyltransferase, which yields MLGYPPGWPAVLADGPVLLRPYRRGDGRAWSEVRIANQQWLAPWESSPPGPWAEMNSTRAYAFVYRDMKRAARRGDSMPFAVCLRDDQGRERLVGHLNLGNIVRRAFSSAYVGYWVDARVAGRGIIPTALALAVDHAFGPGQLHRVEINIRPENAPSRRVVEKLGFREEAYHQRYMHIDGAWRDHLGYAMTSEEVVAEGGLLARWRRLRAVT from the coding sequence ATGCTGGGGTACCCGCCCGGATGGCCAGCCGTCCTGGCGGACGGGCCGGTGCTGCTGCGGCCGTACCGGCGCGGCGACGGCCGGGCGTGGTCCGAGGTCCGGATCGCCAACCAGCAGTGGCTCGCCCCGTGGGAGTCCTCGCCGCCCGGGCCGTGGGCCGAGATGAACTCCACCCGGGCGTACGCCTTCGTCTACCGCGACATGAAGCGGGCCGCCCGGCGCGGCGACAGCATGCCGTTCGCGGTCTGCCTGCGCGACGACCAGGGCCGCGAGCGGCTGGTCGGCCACCTGAACCTCGGCAACATCGTGCGCCGGGCCTTCAGTTCCGCGTACGTGGGGTATTGGGTCGACGCGCGGGTGGCGGGCCGCGGCATCATCCCGACCGCGCTGGCGCTCGCGGTCGACCACGCCTTCGGCCCGGGGCAGCTGCACCGCGTCGAGATCAACATTCGGCCCGAGAACGCGCCCAGCCGGCGGGTCGTGGAGAAGCTCGGTTTCCGCGAGGAGGCGTACCACCAGCGCTACATGCACATCGACGGCGCCTGGCGCGACCACCTCGGGTACGCCATGACGAGCGAGGAGGTCGTCGCCGAGGGCGGTCTGCTGGCCCGCTGGCGCAGACTCCGCGCTGTCACATAG
- the glp gene encoding gephyrin-like molybdotransferase Glp has product MTATADAEAAANELMPLAEYLGRVLRRLRALPPLDLDLTQAHGNVLAGDVYAPHPYPAFDQAAIDGYAARWEDLAAAGRIGSHPASEGGPRSVRLNVVGDLGAASWRPVRLTPGTCFSVAAGAPLPVGADVVVPVHWTDQGMATVEILHAPKRGSGVRRAGDELPVGRLLAPSGAYVTPPMVAVFAAAGIGHVVVRPSPRVVVVATGDELVDVGRPSQPGQVVDANSHALTAAAVEAGALAYRIGICDDDPEGLRGLLEDQTLRADLIITTGGTGTGPGDMLRRVLARRDPGRGAVEFTDVALCPGTALGFGTVGGEEVPVVCLPGEPGAALIGFEVLARPVIQILAGAEPVFRPSVKAHLLETVSSPGGLREFRPAHVAERRGGGYTVQPLAGGPYTLSGLAEANGLLVLGERVTSAAAGSTVDVLLLDRRR; this is encoded by the coding sequence ATGACCGCGACGGCCGATGCCGAGGCGGCCGCCAACGAGTTGATGCCGCTCGCCGAGTACCTGGGCAGGGTGCTGCGCAGGTTGCGGGCGCTGCCCCCGCTCGACCTCGACCTCACCCAGGCGCACGGCAACGTCCTCGCCGGCGACGTGTACGCACCACACCCGTACCCCGCCTTCGACCAGGCGGCGATCGACGGGTACGCGGCTCGCTGGGAGGACCTTGCCGCCGCCGGGCGGATCGGCTCGCACCCCGCGTCCGAGGGTGGTCCTCGCTCGGTTCGTCTCAACGTGGTCGGCGACCTGGGTGCGGCGAGCTGGCGGCCCGTACGCCTGACCCCCGGCACCTGTTTCTCGGTGGCGGCCGGCGCCCCCCTGCCGGTCGGCGCGGACGTCGTCGTGCCCGTGCACTGGACCGACCAGGGCATGGCCACCGTCGAGATCCTGCACGCCCCGAAGCGCGGCTCCGGGGTCCGGCGGGCGGGCGACGAGCTGCCCGTGGGCCGCCTGCTCGCCCCCAGCGGCGCGTACGTGACCCCGCCGATGGTGGCGGTCTTCGCCGCGGCCGGCATCGGGCACGTGGTGGTCCGGCCCAGCCCGCGGGTGGTGGTCGTGGCGACCGGCGACGAACTGGTCGACGTGGGCCGCCCGAGCCAGCCCGGACAGGTGGTCGACGCCAACTCGCACGCGCTGACCGCGGCCGCGGTCGAGGCGGGGGCCCTGGCGTACCGCATCGGGATCTGTGACGACGACCCGGAAGGGCTGCGCGGGCTGCTCGAGGACCAGACCCTGCGCGCCGACCTGATCATCACCACCGGCGGCACCGGCACGGGCCCGGGCGACATGCTGCGCCGGGTGCTGGCGCGGCGCGACCCCGGCCGCGGCGCCGTCGAGTTCACCGACGTGGCGCTGTGCCCCGGCACCGCGCTCGGCTTCGGCACGGTCGGCGGCGAGGAGGTGCCCGTGGTCTGCCTGCCCGGCGAGCCCGGCGCGGCGCTGATCGGCTTCGAGGTGCTGGCCCGCCCGGTGATCCAGATCCTCGCCGGTGCCGAGCCGGTGTTCCGGCCGAGCGTCAAAGCACACCTGCTGGAGACCGTGTCGTCGCCGGGCGGCCTGCGCGAGTTCCGTCCCGCCCACGTCGCGGAGCGGCGCGGCGGTGGCTACACGGTGCAGCCCCTCGCCGGTGGGCCGTACACTCTCTCGGGCCTCGCCGAAGCCAACGGCCTGCTGGTTCTCGGTGAGCGGGTCACCTCGGCGGCGGCCGGGTCGACCGTCGACGTGCTGCTGCTCGACCGGAGGCGATGA
- a CDS encoding UTP--glucose-1-phosphate uridylyltransferase, whose translation MTTNAHENGRRAVKAVIPAAGLATRFLPATKAVPKELLPVVDRPVLQYIVEEAAAAGITDVLLVTGRGKTSMVDHFDRRPDVEARLEEKGDAERLAAVRRTSELADIYTCRQGEPLGLGHAVGTAASHVGDNAFAVLLGDEFVEQEQPLLPAMLDLQARTGGIVLAFMEVKPEETSRYGIASVRPSEFGEDIVEVTGLVEKPAPAHAPSNLAVLGRYILPAAIFEAIQNTKPGSGGEIQLTDAMAALLAEGTPVHGIVYRGHRYDTGMPLGYLQAVVQLAVKRPDLGPEFRQWLTDFVAGGAQG comes from the coding sequence ATGACCACGAACGCGCACGAGAACGGCCGCCGGGCGGTGAAGGCCGTCATTCCGGCAGCCGGTCTGGCGACCCGGTTCCTGCCGGCGACCAAGGCCGTACCGAAGGAACTGCTCCCGGTCGTCGACCGTCCCGTGCTGCAGTACATCGTGGAGGAGGCGGCGGCCGCGGGCATCACCGACGTGCTGCTGGTGACCGGTCGTGGCAAGACATCGATGGTCGACCACTTCGACCGGCGCCCCGACGTCGAGGCGCGCCTGGAGGAGAAGGGCGACGCCGAACGGCTCGCCGCCGTGCGCCGGACCAGCGAACTCGCCGACATCTACACCTGCCGCCAGGGCGAGCCCCTCGGGCTCGGACACGCCGTGGGCACCGCGGCCTCGCACGTGGGGGACAACGCGTTCGCGGTGCTGCTCGGCGACGAGTTCGTCGAGCAGGAGCAGCCGCTGCTGCCGGCAATGCTGGACCTGCAGGCCCGCACCGGCGGCATCGTGCTGGCCTTCATGGAGGTCAAGCCGGAGGAGACCTCCCGCTACGGCATCGCCTCGGTGCGGCCCAGCGAGTTCGGCGAGGACATCGTGGAGGTCACCGGGCTGGTCGAGAAGCCCGCACCGGCGCATGCCCCGAGCAACCTCGCCGTACTGGGGCGCTACATCCTGCCCGCGGCGATCTTCGAGGCGATCCAGAACACCAAGCCCGGCAGCGGCGGCGAGATCCAGCTGACCGATGCGATGGCCGCACTGCTGGCCGAGGGTACGCCGGTGCACGGCATCGTCTACCGCGGCCACCGCTACGACACCGGCATGCCGCTGGGGTACCTGCAGGCCGTCGTGCAGCTCGCCGTGAAGCGGCCCGACCTGGGGCCCGAGTTCCGGCAGTGGCTCACCGACTTCGTCGCCGGGGGTGCGCAGGGATGA
- a CDS encoding sensor domain-containing diguanylate cyclase — MTLRGRLTTAFLVVVLGPVLLGSVFVGMTVATVRRDRAVERLDHAATTVRTAIGAVCRQLQAVADAVAVLPTADRRLAADQLIARGLAAEITIGRTGSAPPAHWRDCADPADVGVAAIAARAQAPGVTVAAGQVLDAAFVDRLAASSGAEVTLLSGDGAGAAPTESTEPPYARSHVAALAAGLPSAGHGDGQVRRTTDGDRFVRRIALAPGQPLPLAVSVPGGGPTGLYALLIGADLAVAAVAVLVARWLARSTTRPLADLVWAAGRVADGELDTRVPVLRHDELGRLASTFNRMTRELRTYVQALTASRDQLRGHLAILGDTLSSTHDVHRILRVILQTALSATGARGGVVLLIDPADHVLVARCAEGLSGRWDVPETELPGLRVPLGEGVLGTVAATGVAQRGSHPGGEPPCRTYVAVPICAPPTVGDPLVPGEATGSAAPVVLGVLALYDRLGMDEFDDADLMTLRTFAGQAGVAVHNVRVHEEAQRLSLTDPLTGLWNYRYLRESLRREVERASRFGRMLAILVLDLDHFKNVNDTYGHAAGDTVLGEFARRIRLGLREVDVAFRQGGEEFVVLLPETDGFGAATVAERLGAAIRDIPVPIDRRRADAADEDPVDRIPVSVSIGIAVYPDHGGTAQEVLDAADDALYAAKNAGRDRYRMAAPGVSPGRPRCADDRATTRPGGPQTPRQNRGR; from the coding sequence GTGACGCTACGTGGGCGGCTCACGACCGCCTTCCTGGTGGTGGTGCTCGGCCCGGTTCTGCTGGGCTCGGTGTTCGTCGGCATGACCGTGGCCACCGTGCGCCGCGATCGCGCCGTCGAACGGCTCGATCATGCCGCCACCACGGTGCGCACCGCGATCGGCGCCGTGTGCCGCCAACTGCAGGCGGTCGCCGACGCGGTCGCCGTGCTGCCGACGGCTGACCGGCGGCTGGCGGCGGACCAGCTCATCGCCCGTGGCCTGGCCGCCGAGATCACCATCGGCCGGACCGGAAGCGCTCCACCCGCGCACTGGCGGGACTGCGCCGACCCCGCCGACGTCGGGGTGGCCGCCATCGCCGCCCGAGCCCAGGCGCCCGGCGTCACGGTCGCCGCCGGGCAGGTGCTCGACGCGGCGTTCGTGGACCGGCTCGCCGCCTCCAGCGGCGCCGAGGTCACCCTGCTCTCCGGCGACGGCGCCGGGGCCGCACCCACGGAAAGCACCGAGCCCCCGTACGCCCGGTCGCACGTCGCCGCGCTCGCCGCCGGGCTGCCCTCCGCCGGGCACGGAGACGGCCAGGTCCGGCGCACCACCGACGGCGACCGGTTCGTACGCCGGATCGCCCTCGCCCCCGGCCAGCCGCTGCCCCTGGCCGTCTCCGTGCCCGGCGGCGGCCCGACCGGCCTGTACGCCCTGCTCATCGGCGCCGACCTCGCCGTGGCCGCCGTCGCGGTCCTGGTGGCGCGGTGGCTGGCCCGCTCCACCACCCGGCCGCTGGCCGACCTGGTGTGGGCCGCCGGCCGGGTCGCGGACGGCGAACTGGACACCCGCGTCCCGGTGCTACGCCACGACGAACTCGGTCGGCTGGCCAGCACGTTCAACCGGATGACCCGCGAGCTGCGGACCTACGTGCAGGCACTGACCGCCAGCCGCGACCAGCTGCGCGGGCACCTGGCGATCCTCGGCGACACCCTGTCCAGCACCCACGACGTGCACCGGATCCTGCGGGTCATCCTGCAGACCGCGCTGTCCGCGACCGGGGCCCGGGGCGGCGTCGTGCTGCTCATCGACCCGGCCGATCACGTTCTGGTGGCGCGCTGCGCCGAGGGCCTGAGCGGACGCTGGGACGTCCCGGAGACCGAACTGCCCGGCCTGCGGGTGCCGCTCGGCGAGGGAGTGCTCGGCACCGTGGCCGCCACGGGCGTGGCCCAGCGTGGATCGCACCCGGGTGGGGAACCCCCGTGCCGCACGTACGTCGCGGTGCCCATCTGCGCGCCGCCGACCGTCGGGGATCCCCTGGTGCCAGGCGAGGCCACCGGCTCGGCCGCGCCGGTCGTGCTGGGGGTGCTCGCCCTCTATGACCGGCTCGGCATGGACGAGTTCGACGACGCCGACCTGATGACGCTGCGGACGTTCGCGGGGCAGGCCGGGGTCGCGGTGCACAACGTACGCGTGCACGAGGAGGCGCAGCGGCTCTCCCTCACCGACCCGCTGACCGGGCTGTGGAACTACCGGTACCTGCGTGAGTCGCTGCGCCGCGAGGTGGAGCGGGCCAGCCGGTTCGGGCGCATGCTGGCCATACTGGTCCTCGACCTGGATCACTTCAAGAACGTCAACGACACGTACGGGCATGCCGCGGGGGATACGGTGCTGGGGGAGTTCGCCCGGCGCATCCGGCTCGGGCTGCGCGAGGTCGACGTGGCTTTCCGGCAGGGCGGGGAGGAGTTCGTCGTGCTGCTGCCGGAGACCGACGGGTTCGGCGCGGCCACCGTCGCCGAACGTCTCGGCGCGGCGATCCGCGACATCCCCGTACCGATAGACCGGCGCCGCGCCGACGCCGCCGACGAGGACCCGGTGGACCGCATCCCGGTCAGCGTCTCGATCGGCATCGCGGTCTATCCCGACCACGGCGGGACCGCGCAGGAGGTGCTCGACGCCGCCGACGACGCCCTGTACGCGGCCAAGAACGCCGGGCGCGACCGGTACCGGATGGCCGCGCCCGGGGTTTCCCCAGGCCGGCCACGCTGCGCGGATGATCGCGCCACCACCCGCCCGGGTGGCCCGCAGACGCCGCGGCAGAACCGTGGCCGATAG